The following DNA comes from Erigeron canadensis isolate Cc75 chromosome 3, C_canadensis_v1, whole genome shotgun sequence.
GCTTATATGAGTTGCCATGTATACAatgttacatgatttgaacaaTTTATCAAGCTTTGAACCTACAATGTTCAATACTAAATTTGTTCCTATCAGAGACACTTaatcataattaattatattatactaggataggatacttatcccttaaaAGGACAATTGGATGTGACATTGATTTTAATGTTAACACTTTAATACCAAATATATCCACGtagatgaaaacaaaaaaacgaaGACATATAATAATGCTATTAATAAGAAAATCAACCTCTAGataatttaaaagattaaaacaCACAAGTGGATATAACATATACTGATAATAGTGTCAATGCCAATTTCTAGATTGGTTAAAAAAGCACCGAGAAATACTAAAATAGCCTGGAGTGTGAGCAGCTAGTGTTTGAGAGCAAAAGAGAAGGGGTGAACCCCAGGATTGATGTACTTAGATCAAATTCTAGTAGACgatcctccagttgatgtccaCCCAAGACAATAGATGTTCTTGGCTCGGCACCCCCGTCAATAATAGCAAGGCACAACACATTCTTCTTAGCTTCCACCATTAAGTTTGAACCAGATAGTCTAAACTTTTCTGATACCATATTGCCTTCCAAAACTAGATCGATATCTGGGACCGCTGGTCCAGTTATTGACTTTGAAATGGTTTTGGAATCAAAGCACGCCCCAAATGGTGCGACGGATGTTACCCTTTTGATCTTCTTCAGTGTAGCTTCCTTGACGAAATCTTTAACAAGACGTTTATAAATGGAGGCATGCAAAATGGTATAAGGTGCTATAGTACTAATCTTGGTTCCCCCAACTCCATTCTTGTCAAACGATAGCAATGATGAGTTAAAAGATACATGTTTACCATTGATTTCGATGTGCTTGACACTAATGAAATACTCAACGGATGATCCTTGTATATAAGAGTCCGGGGAAGTACTGACAGGATTGACAACGAGTGGAGTCCTGGCAAAGGACGAAGATTGGTCTCCGATAACAGGTGGCATGTAGTATGGACCGCCACCAACATAAATGTCCCCTAGTCCATATTCGGATGATGACGGTAGACAAAGAGCAAACTTCGGAGGCAAgttgaaagaagatgaaatttGTGAAGCCAATGAAACTTGAGTTCTTCCAAGACCAACCAACCCTTTAGTATGGTCACCAGGTAAGCCTAGTACACTTAGATCATCAGCACAAGAGAACTGAAATTGGGGTACGTCATAATCGATCAAAACATAGCGACCATCTGTCGACGATGCCCTCATTGTATCCTCACCAAACTCTTGAACAGTCAAGTGTTCGGTAAAAGGGTTATAAGCTCCAACACCACAGGTGTTGTTGGAGCAACCGGGTGCAAGTGGTCCGTTGCACCGTAAACAGTAAGGCGACATGGATTTCTTGCATTTGTTTGAACGACATGAAACTCTTTTATATGTAGATGATTTATACGATGTACAATCAATCCAAACAGTTGGTGCTCCTAGATCAATCAATGCATCAACTATGGTAAATGAATCTGGGGGGTTAAAATCAAAGGTGGTGTAATATTGGAGAGTAGATTGGTTCTTTCGAATCGGGAAGTGAATAAAAGTGTTTTTAGGAAGCTTGTTTGGATCTATAGCAGCATAAGAGCAGGCTATAacagagaagaagaaaaagagagtgGCAATATGGCTTTTAGAAGTAGTTGCCATTGTGTTAAATTGGTTGATATATTGTAGTGCAATATTCATCATGTGATTGCAACTATCTTATACTACTACTCTTGCTTTCAGATGCAGAATTTTTTAattcctaataataataatagccaCGTGAATTGTGAGGGTCGATTATTGCCTTATCAGGAAACAAAAAAGGATTGATATTTTAAGTAAATCAATACTACTCTTGCTTCCATACTAGCAGcaaacattttttattataatcaaATTAAGATGCCGACACTGGCCATGTTATTTTAATTGGTAAAAACAACCAAGTTTTAGATAAATAGTAGTACAGTAATAACgttaaagtttttattatttgacACTTTATGCGCTGATGAAAAAATTATGATCCTAAAACTCGATCAGTTTATGTTCGTAAGTCTATAACTAGCTAGCAAAAGTAGTTACAGTTAAGAAGACCGAATCAAAACAAACTCCTAAAACCGAACTTCCAAACAAATTGAAGCAAAAACCGAATTAACCAAGTTAACAAAACCTTCTAAAATACCAAACCAGTAAGAATAACTACTGTCACCGATCGAATCGAGCTAAAAAGATACTTCCAATTGATCATCGAGCtaactaataaaacaatatatgtacTAACAATACCacaaaaatatttaacaaaTACCGGCCAATCCAGAATATAAATTAAGCACGTTGTGATCAGTTTCGATTATCGgaaaaataacaattattttgtgcaaaaattaaaacaaacagATAGTTAAAGCAAATCTGTACTCCCTAATAACGCAAATCACCTCCCCTATTAAGGATTTATGTccttgaaataccttatttgcctttggacttttttatttttttattttctttacgttactacccaaaatccctaataaagcagaccGCCTTCCCCGCTACTGCcgccgtattgcgcgggtaccatgttcGTATACATGTAAAATAAACAGATCGAACTGACATATATATCGAATCATCGCATTAATAAGTATTTACACTATTCTTGATTCCATTTGCagcattttttatatttgatccAAGTTGTCGACTCCATAGTTTAATTCGTTATAATAACACGTACCACgtgattttaaataatattgaaGTCGATTTTATCTTAATGGGATTTTGGGTCTGATTATAATATGTTTCATGTGATTTTAGTTTCATGTGATTGATTTTAAAACAGTACTATTACCTTTCTTCAGAAGCTATTTGTTTTGATATTTGTCATGAAGATACAAAAATCCAATTGGACAGGATCGGAGACAACATGAGAGCCAATCTACAAGACATTATGGCTGTGCAGCTTACGAAAGAAAACCAGGAGTCATCCCCAAACTTTGTAACCTCCTGGTTTTCTTTCGTAAGCCTGTCTATGATGAGCGTGTAATGCGCTTTGAAGAAGGGTAAGTTAATTACCTGAATGCGCACATGACTTCTATTTCTTGAGTTggtacattattattattattcataagtGCTTCTTTTGCCGTCTCATTGCCATCAGGGATAGATTGTCATGGCATGAAACTAAAAAAAGGTTTAGTTTAATTGGgccaatgaaaaatataatgaGATCCTTTTGAGTAAAACTGACAGATCGCCATGGGTGTATTATGATGGTGAAGTCATGGGGCTTGGGCTTAAAAGTCAAGGAAGAACTGGGTTTTGTGGGAGCTGGCCGGATCAAAGACAAAGTATATGTACTAGGTTTTTTGCTGTTGGCCGGTAATTGTATTTCCATGtgttacgagtatattttttcAATGCTGATCGAGTTGTTACCAACCATATATACGACCAGCAAAACAATGTTTGGGTTCGCACACTTTGACGGTTATTTTATCAAATCGTAGGTATTGACGATTCATCTTTCATGCTCTTATTACATTTCTTTAGAGGATGTTATTTAGAAATGTCGTGTGTAAACTATATATGTGAACGAGCAAAACGTTGTGAATTATAGTTGTCATGGCATCCGACACGTTATAAATAGTTTCCGCTGCAACGCGCAGGCACCAGGCTAATATTCTTAGAAGATATTGGTGTGATAGTTTAGCAGTGCCATTTAATCTCAGCTGCATGATATTACAAACCTTGACGGCCTTAACTatttgggtgcattaaaatttgtattttattataCGAATATTCAAGTGAtaggtttttttatatatataaaatactagcTTGTATGTACTCCTTCCGTCCCATCTCAATTTTGATTTGTCAAGTTTTCtgctttaaactttgaccgtaaaaatattagtatatattatataaaacttcatataatttatatggacggattgagttttcaatgtactttttattaatataacttttatcaactattatataacacaaattaaACTAGGGGTGCTCATGGACCGGTTTGCtccggttttgactaaatctcaaaccaaaccggTAATTACGGTTTTAACATATATCAAACCAAAGCAAACCAGGTTTATTATCTGAccgaaccaaaccaaaccatgtaagccGGTCCAGTTTGGACGGTTCGACagtttttcaaatttatttttttaagtgtacgtattaaaaaaattactagCGGGTCAAActttatgttttaatatattcgaactttaatttaaaactttatcCATATGTTTAATCATAGGTATAACACCCACataatgaaaaagtttgaagGAACGAATTAGtggattgaagaattcaagctCGAAGACAAAGAGAAGCGGGCTTTTCCAAAGAATTACTGCAGTTTTCCCACTCCCTTTTATTATCATATACAAAAAAGTATCTTCCACTTTCCTACTAAATCTCTCTTTATTCTGGCACATAAATGAAGGGATCGAAGAGATTATGGCAGATCATGTTCACCAAGAAATGACCTAAAATTGGATCTTGGTCTATTTGAGATTGTTCCTTTTAATCGTAATCAAAGATGTTTTCTTGTCTCTCGTTTCTTTTCTGAACAAATTGAAGAACCTAATGGATCGAACTCATCCTTGGCTGCTACGAAAGAAATAGGCCTTGCGTTGCGGAAGGAACGTTCTGCTCTGAGTGGAAGGCAAGAGCTCCTTCCCTCCCTTCCTTATCGACATTAGCTGTATCCCATATCTCCCCATATCGTATTTAACTAGACCCCATCCCTCGCTTTGACTGTTCACCATATGTGTATCGTACCGACCCCATAATCATACGTACAATAATTTATTCCTTCTCCCCATATCACTCATTCACATGCCATCTCATTGTTCACtcagaaaatctttttgtttaagACAGATCGCTTCCCTCAGTCAGCGGGGGGCCTAGTCGATGTAGGCCCCCAAACGGCGGGCAGACCAGTCGAAGGAGTAGTTCACTTACCTGTTTGTACATATACGATACTCATACCCATATTACGATACATATGTGTTCACCCTATCTTGCTTTCACGGCTTTGACCGGGAACCAAACTAAAGAGCCAATACACCAACAACCAAGAAACAGGAGTGGGTGGTCCCTAGGAACGGCAGAAAGGAAAGACTGGTTCAAGCAGATACGAGTGACGAAACCGGTGCTGATCAAAGACATGCGCCGAGTGCCAGGAACATGCCATGAACCGAGATACAATTTGAATAGTGCCAGGTACAAGAAAGAGTGGAGTTGATTTACATATACTAGTACCTGAATTACAAGTGACGAAAGCAAGAAAGAGTTACTAAAACCTCGGCGCGGGGTAGAGCAGTTTGGTAGCTCACAAGGCTCATAACCttgaggtcatgggttcaaatcCTGTCTCCGCAATACTTTTTGTCATAAAATTGTATGTTTTACTCTGGTAACTAGTAATTAGTTAACCCTTTTTCTTTTGGGGTAGAATTATATActtaaaatataagttttgttatttataatgaAACTCTAAAGGAATTTGGAGCATAAAAGTGTTTATTTTCGTAAAATGTTTAAACTTTATCACTTTAGATAAAGTAATTTTCTTCTCGagttatgaaagtataaaatACGGTCCGGTCCGGTTTTACGCGGTTTTTTCTTTGCTCAAACCGTAACCGGACCAAATAACCCGATTTTTCAAATCTTAAATCACCTGACTAGACTTTAACAATTTaatccgaccaaaccaatccaaatacCGCGGTTTGGCCCGgttaaacggtttgatgaacacccctaacacaaacaaagatatttatggtcaaagttgcaatcaaaagacttgacaagtcaaaattggacattcaTATGAGACGGAGGGTATTTAATAAGCTATTATTGACAACACTTAAATTGTCattatcaagaaaaaatctccACCAACGTAATCATATGGTGAAAGTAGAGGGCCGCATCTTATGGTCCTTAAAAACTGCGTAATATCTTGtgctatttataaaataatgtttattgatCGAAACTACGACTCAATTTGTGTGTGTAGGAGATATAAAACGATatggatgttgaaatttattcgACAATGAGCCTTTGTAAGCACATTTAAATGACAAAATTGATGCACGTACAATGCATGTTTGTTTAGTTTAGATCGAATTTCAAAGTAAGATATATAAGAGAATATTGATGTTGATTTTACGCCTCATAAATATGTAGATAATATTGTTCATGTACTGCTTGAATATGGGAGAAGCGAAAGTGTTGATGTAATAGGAAAGTATTCGAGACTCCTCGTGAGGCCGCATATTCTATAATTATTATGCAATAATGAAGGTTGTTAGGATCAAAACCCTACCTAGTACTCTAATTATAAAGTGGTGCTCGATGTATGTAGTTCAATGATGAGTACTCAGTTGTTCTTTTGATTCAATTTAGGCACAAGACATAATCAAGAACAAATAAGATAGTTTGTCTCTCTGGTAAGCTGAGTTTTGACAAATCACTCACTGTGCCATCAAAGGCTTCGACAAGATATCGGCACGAAAACATAAAGTACAAAAAAGCACTAAAGCATCTACGTATAACTTGACATGCTTTTTGTGGCCGCAATATCACTTGACGTTTGGGTACCATTAAGCCTTGAATGCTCTTGTCAACTTTCTATCAAGCattaattaaatgtcaaataGTGGAATGACTCTGGTACTCACCAATGGACAGGCGGACTGATAACTCACTATTGGGTATATATTAAAGGcattgggtaacaccaccaggccAACGGTCAAACCGACCAGgttattagcggcgacgttgccgctaatagtgggtcccGACCAGGCTGACAACACACTTACTGACTAAGATAGTGGTTGATGAAAACGAGGTGACACGTCACcgcattagcggcgacgtcgccgctaatgcgGTGACGTGTCACCTCGTTTTCATCAACCACTATCTTAGTCAGTAAGTGTGTAGTAGTAACAGTGACATGCCATACTTTTTCGAACTTGGTAATGAAAATTTGCCATACTTTCATTGGATAAATTAGTCGTCATGTAGTAACAGTGATGCATGTCATACTTTGTCGACCTTGGTAATGAAAATTTGCCATACTTTCATTGGATAAAACGATGGTACCCCATATTTTTAGATACTATATATGGTACTACGGAACTATATTGAAACAATATAAGTttctgaaaaaaatttcttcagtatagatatttattttttcaagcgtattgtttcaagcgtattttttcaagcgtattgtttcaagcgtttcaagatatatattttaacagtaTTTGTAGTTGATGGTATTGtgtatctttctttttcaagcgttttgtttatatatatatatattgagtatagatgtaaatatatatatatatatatatagagtatggacaccattaatagttaatgaggttgatgtttacttgaattgtttcagatggatagtttggaggatatttgggcagacccagaaaacgtacgtattgaagtgccggataatgtgtttgagcaacctgatgcagacggtgaatatgaatgcgaagctggggactttgaaactgatgaggtgttcggttcctttgaagaattaacggagtgggctcaaagaacaacaatggatttgggttatgttctagttatacggcggacgaacaaaaactcaaaagaggtggtgaataaagtgacacttatatgtcaccacggtggagcgcgcgatgcaaggttaattggcccacccaaacggtccagtaagataggttgtcccttcactttaataggccgccctgggcgtgatggtggttggaggttaactgtcaaggattggagacacaatcatgatccaactaccaatctgcaagggaatgcatacgccagacggatgacggatgaagaaaaggaatttgtggggacccaatcggatcgcggtttgtacccacatcagatcctggtaaacctcaaacttgaatttccaggaaacttgactcGCAAAGGAGACATTACGAACTTCCTAAAAGCGAGAAGAAGGTCGGGGCAAGCAGGgcgtactccaatgcaggtacaaacattaaatattttattatactacgttgttggaattgacttatttactCTATCCTGGTCATTAATCGCAGGTTATGTTTTCACTGTTGCAAGAGAAAAGGtacttttaccagttcaccacaaataacaaaaatggacgcttggagaacctatttttcattcatccaacatcaatgaccctatggcgcgcatttccctgggttattgaaatagactccacttacaaaactaacatctacaacatgccgttagttgagatcgtcggcgtgacttcaacggggaagaccttcagtttagcgtatgcgtttatcgtaaacgagcGGGAGGCAAATTATCAATGGGTTTTACGATGTCTTCGGTCCACCCTTGATGATAGCTTTGCcgttcgtgtcgttcttactgacagggagctggccttgatgagagctttgaaggttgttatgccggaAGCAAAACATCTGCTGTGTAGGTACcatatatggcaaaacataatgaagcactgcgaaccggcattgcgtatgaagaaagatgttaacattgacAGGCTTAACGTTTGGTGGAAAAAAGTCTATTAGTCTCGGACTTTTGACGAGTTTAAGTCAAATGAGAAGGAGTTAAAGGAAAAACTTGCGGGTTTTCCAGGCGTCTACAAGTACCTGACCGATAATTGGTTATCCCCATACCGAGAGCAGTTTGTGTCCTGTTGGGTCGATGAACACCTCAACTACCAaaaccacaccacaaacagagtgGAGGCCGAGCACCATTTACTGAAGGAAGAATTGAGGGGGAAATGCACATTTACTAGAATCCTCcaatgtgttgattctgtcTTGATCAGTCAAGAAGCAGAAATAAGGGGCCAACTGGGGTATAGCAACGGGACCCGGAAggggaaacataattacaactgtatgaaggacctgttgggaaaggtttcacttaaagctttggacatcatggctgatgaaattgtacgcttagacaaagtccttaaaagacatgttaacaaatgtgggtgcaaggttcagtccagttgtgggctaccatgtgcctgcaagattgccgagtacatgcagcgcggttagtacgatttattacttgtattttttcatcaaaaggaCATAATTTCGTacacttatttatataaaaaaaatgcaggGACTCGTATACAGCCTCATGTCATAGACCCTTTTTGGAAAAAGCTTGACTTAACACCGTGGACATGCGTAGACGATGAAGACGAAGAAGACGATGTCCATAAAGTCGTTGATGGTCTTACGAATTTCTTGGATCAGCAACCCAAGGCTCAAAATAAAcattggttgtcaaaaattaaagacatgtttaagcctggtaagacacaagtgaaagatcctcttgttcaaaagaccacacgcggaagaccagtcggctcgaaacaaaagccgccaaaggtatacataatacatctaaaaaattatttgtcttattcaataaatacagtatatataacTACCTCAGTTAAGGAAACTGATTCTTACTAATGGTCTAGGTGCCAGATCTCAACACCAACCCACCTGGGCTACGAAAATCCAAGTCCAGTCGACCTGGGGAATATAAGGTGCCAGATTTGAATAAACCCCCACCTGCGCATCCTGCCAGACACAGTACGTACGAGCCGTCCCAGTCCTGTCGTTATCCCAAAAACCGAAAATTGTTCGACGATCAATTCCACCCTGAATCAGAATGTGTCAAAGATAATCCTGACATTTTCGGAAACCTGCACCCATATCCAggtcttgatgatatatatacgtGGGGGGACCCGTCCCAATCCTTCGGGGTCGGGGATACACCATATgtgacacaaaaattatatggattcgGCAATACGTCCCAAGACCATTGGCTCAACTATGACCAACCATATTCCAACTTAGTAGATGACATCTTCGGGCCACCACCTACACAATCTAGAAATGCACCCATATATGAATCAAGGCAGGCGCAGGTTTCGGATCCGGAGTCAGAGGCACAGTCATCGGccagttgggttgggtatgttGCGGAACCGTATAACGCCAGTCTTTCCAAAAATTACGATTGGGTACTAGGTGAGATACCATCGTACTTAAGGCCGTACGTTGTAGGCGCACAAAATGTCAAAGGAGACGGTAACTGTGGATTTCGAGCTACCGCTGTAGCTTTGGGGCTAGATGAGGAGATGGGTGCAGAGTGGGTTCGTACGCAGATGCTCGCGGAGTTTGAATCTGACCTCGATGGGTACATGCAAATGTTTGGGCAAACAGAGGGCAACCGAATGTTGTCGGCGCTGCGAACATCTTATTATGGACGAAGCCGGCCCACACATCATTGGATGAGTAAAGTGTGGTTCCATATCCTCCTGACTAATAAGCTGGGTATAATAGTCAACTGCGTTAGCCTACGTGACCCCCGCACAGTATTTCCGATGCATCACGGCTTAGATCAGCTGTTATTCAAACAACCGATAAGTATTGCTCTGATAAACAacgaaacccattttgttgTAGTGAAATTAGCAGGCGACTACCCAATGGCCTACAAGAATCCGGAATGGGAATTTCACGCAACCGATCCTGCACGTAGACTAGCATTAACGTACGCAAATCAAGAAGATGCGTATCAAAATTGGTTTTACGCAAACATGCCAAGAGTACCACCAGGCCCTCCTAttataataaatgattaaattctttcaatgttttatataggttgtttgtatgtatactttttttattgtatatattttttatttatttaagaagttgttccaaaacaagtttcaatcaataatttttcatacttttctGTTGTACATACATTGACTCTATAATACTCTTCTAAAGTTGATT
Coding sequences within:
- the LOC122591420 gene encoding probable aspartic proteinase GIP2; its protein translation is MATTSKSHIATLFFFFSVIACSYAAIDPNKLPKNTFIHFPIRKNQSTLQYYTTFDFNPPDSFTIVDALIDLGAPTVWIDCTSYKSSTYKRVSCRSNKCKKSMSPYCLRCNGPLAPGCSNNTCGVGAYNPFTEHLTVQEFGEDTMRASSTDGRYVLIDYDVPQFQFSCADDLSVLGLPGDHTKGLVGLGRTQVSLASQISSSFNLPPKFALCLPSSSEYGLGDIYVGGGPYYMPPVIGDQSSSFARTPLVVNPVSTSPDSYIQGSSVEYFISVKHIEINGKHVSFNSSLLSFDKNGVGGTKISTIAPYTILHASIYKRLVKDFVKEATLKKIKRVTSVAPFGACFDSKTISKSITGPAVPDIDLVLEGNMVSEKFRLSGSNLMVEAKKNVLCLAIIDGGAEPRTSIVLGGHQLEDRLLEFDLSTSILGFTPSLLLSNTSCSHSRLF